CAGAGGAGAAAATTGTGAGCCGGGTAACTTTTGAACAAGATCCGTATGCTCAGGTAAGTTTTAATACTTATCAGGCTATTCTGGATAGCCGCAACCAAATGTTAGGATCGGTAAAGCCTAGCTTGTATAACTTCGACGCTGAATAATTTAAAATTATTTAAATTTATAAAACCACTGGTTCCTTAAGGGCCAGTGGTTTTTTTGTTTATGCTGCTTTTGGTTAATTATAATTCCAATACTGCTTTTAACTTGCTATACCCCGCCCGGCTCACCGGAATTTCGGCTCCTGACCGAAGTTTTGCGATGTAGGTGTCTTTCTGGTAAGGGTCTAAGCGGGTAATTTGCGCTATTTGCACCATGTAAGAACGGTGCACCCGCACAAATTGCTGCGCGTCCAACGACTTTTCGAAGTAGCTCATGGTGCGGTTTTTTAAAAAAGTACCATAGGCGGTGTGCAGGTTTACGTAGTCGTCATCGGCCGCTAAATACTGAATATCATCCACCGGAATAATATTAATTTTATGACCTAGTTTTACCACCACCCGGTCGTGCTTTTCCGACGATTGGGCCGCTGTTTCCAGTAAAGCGGTAGTTTTGGCTTTGGTGTCCGGGGCAGCGCCTTTTTGTTCCAACAATTTCTGAATGGCTTTATTAAACCGTTCCTGACTAAACGGTTTTAAAAGATAATCTACGGCGTGGGCTTCAAAAGCCTTTAAAGCGTATTGGTCGAAAGCCGTGGTGAAAATAACGGTTGGGGGTTCTTCTATTAACTCCAGCATTTCAAAACCATTAATTTTAGGCATTTGAATGTCCAGAAAAATTAAATCGGGTTGATGCTGCTGTACGGCTTTTACCCCTTCAAAACCATCATTACATTCCTGCATTACTTGTATTTGGGGATAGGCTTGCAAATATTCTAAAACCAAGGAGCGGGCCAATGGTTCATCGTCAATGATTAATGCTTTCATGCTAGTTGCGGAATAATTAAGGTGGTAGTAAATAGGTTGCCCTCCGTTTGGGTGGCAAATAAATCGTTGCGGGCAAAAAGTAAATAAAGCCGCCGCTGCACACTGCTTAAACCAAAACCGGTACCTTGCCGGGGGCGGGAAGTTTGCGGATCGTAAGGGTTCTGAACCGTTAATCGTAAATAGTTTTCAATACATTGCGCCTGCAAGCTAATCACTACGGTGCCTGTAGTGTCGTATAAACCAAATTTTATAGCATTTTCCACTAAAGGCTGTAATAACATAGGAGGGAGGCGCATTTCGGCACAGCCTGGTTCGGCGGTAATCTCGGTTTGTAACCGGTGGCCAAACCGCACTTTTTCAATGTCCAGGTATAGTTGCAAATGCGTCAGTTCTTCGGCCAGGCTTACCCATTGATCTTCTTCTTTTTTTAAAGTTCCGCGTAAAAAGTCGGATAACTGGTGAATCATGTGCCGGGCTTCGGCGGGGCGGGTGCCTACCAGGGCGCTGATGGAATTTAAACTATTAAATAAAAAATGCGGATTTAGTTGTTCCCGTAAATTTAATAACTCGGCTTCGCGGGCTAGTTTTTCGGCATGCGCCCGCCGGCGTTGGTGCGCTTTCTGGTCTTGCTGATTGTGCCAGATTATGGTGAGCATGGTAATCCAGCCCATGGTAAAAAAGCCAAAAATAAACCGGATAGGTAAAGACCGGATCAGAAATACCTGATAATTTTTTTCTTCTTCGTTGCTCAGCGTCAGGAATTCGTACGACAAGAAAAGCCACATTAAAGAAAACACAGTGCAGTAAGAAATTAAAAACCAATAACGGTCGGGCCGGGGACGGTAAAAGCGCAAAATATTAACTAATACAAACCCCAACAATAACAAGATTATTGTACTAATGCCGCTATCCGAAATTACCACATCTCCTTCCCACCCAAAGCTATTAAGCGCGTAGGCTTGCAGCAAAGCTAACATGAGCCAGCACACACTTAAGATTAGTAAAACCCGGGATTGAGTAAAAGGAGAGGAGAACTCCATAAGAGCAATTTTTTTAAAATTCTTATTTTGAAGCAATAAAAACCTGCTGCATTAGATGTAGCTGGCTATATCAATGCCTCCCATTAAGGCCACACCTTTCAGAACTAAAACTTTTTGGTTTGGCGTGTTAGTAGCAGGTATAATGTTTCGTTTATCGTCCAGGCCGCCCATAATGGCCGTAATTTCTGAAATTACCTGCCAATTTGAAGGAACAATCAGCTTACAGCCACCCATAATTAACGTTACATCCACAACTACCCGGCCATGGATATCGGCTTGCGAAAAGTTTAGTTCAGCACCTCCCATAAAAGCAGTAATATCGGCACCGGTAACATTTTTAGATAAAATATTGCGTTTGATACCGCCTAATACGGCAGTAATTTCTATAAACTCGCTGTTGTGTATGGCGGATGCGGTTGGTTCCGGGTTTGAATTGCCGTATACCTGGGGGTCGGGTTGCAGGGTAGTAACGGGTGGTTCCGCGGTTTGGTACGGAGTTGTAGCTGAGGTTGCATTGGTATGATTAAAAAATTGTTCCCGGCGTTCTTGCCAGCGCTGCCGGCGTTCTTCACGGCCTGGGAAAGAACGGTTCCGGTTTAAAATCATGAATAAACCTGCACCAATGATAAATAGAGGCCAGGCATAACGGGTAATTTGAAATACCGGATACATTTGATCCAATAAAAAAGCCATCCCTAAGCCAATTAATATTAGCCAGCCAAAATGCCGAAAGCCAGATTTAGCGCCATTTATTAAACCAACAACAATTAAAATCATGGGCCAGGAAAAAAGCCAGTGCGGCAAGGGGTAATTCATTTGGCGCAGTAAGAAAACAAAACCCACGGCCATTATGATTAATCCGGCAACAATTTTACCAGAGGAAGAACTTGTGTGCTGCATGCTCATAGCGTATTTTTTTATGAAAGATAATCAACTTTAGGCCGGCTTAACAATAGCAATAAGGCAACCAAGAACTAAATATCGGTAAAAAGTGGTGAATTGTCGGTGAAATGGATTTTGCGTTTTTTTAAAGCGGAAAATTTTAAATTTTTAAAAATTTTAATTTCTGAAACAAAAAAACGGCTACCGAGGCAGCCGTTTTTTTATTATCGTAAAAAGTAAAGTTTTACTTAACTACTACTTTGGTTTGGATGCTGCGGGTACCTCCGGCAGCTTGCAACAGATAAACACCCGCTCCTAATTGCTGTTTTAAAGTAATTTCGGTACTACCATTGCCTTGATCGTCGGTAATAATAGAAGAAGTATGTACTACCTGGCCCATCACATTTTGCAAAGTAAATATTACCGGTAACTGGGCTGCAAAATTCTTAACTTCTATGTTCATGTTATTGCCCGGATTAGGATTTGGAAACACGTTAATCTCTAAACTGGTTTGTTTTACCGAAATAGCATCGGCTTCGGTAATCGAGGCATCCGCTATAGCTGTACTGGCAGCACTGGTAGCCGGAATATTCGCTTTTAACAAAGTTATCCGGGGCTGGCCATCGCCATTGCTGTCGTAGTATTCAGAAATATACAAATTACCCGTTTTAACGTCTTCAATAATATCTAAGGGATTCGCAAACGGTCGACGTAAACCGGGTACTTTAATGCCTTCAGTAGCCGTAATTTTGCTTTTATTGGTAGCATCAGGGTCTAATATCATAATATCATCGCCGCCGCTAAACCGGCAAACCAACATTTTACCTTTTAGTTTACCATTAAAAGCGTTGCTCTTGTACTCTATAATACCATTCGGCGACTTATTTAAACCAAAACTATAAGCGTAGCCCCGGTAGTTAGGTTCTTTTGGCGTACCTACTTTGTATTCCGTTACTTCAGCCGGATCAACCCCGCTGGTAGGATTACCCCCGTTCATAATATACTCGTGCCGAAGCTGATTTGGATGACCATAATAACCGCCTTTTACCACCCGGAAAAGATAATCGCCCATGGTTTGGCGCACATCCGTTAAAGCTGGAACGGTAGCTCCGGTATAAGTAGTACCATTAGACCAAACCGAACCTTTTACCAAAGCCGGTATATTACCACCCGCCGCCGAGCCATTGGTAGGTACGTACAGTTCTTTATTAGAATGCCATACCAAGTCATACGCATTACGTACCCCAGTAGCAAAAATAGTTAAAGGCGCATTAGAGGCGTACGGGTTATAAGTACCACCTTCTTGCGTTTTAACGTTAACAGGCAAACCTTGCTGCTGCGCTTTGGTTAGGTCCAGACGTAAAATAGCCCCACTTAACAGCTTTTCCGGGCGGTTACCCCAAGCACCGTCCAGAGCTCCCATGGCCGTATTACTACCTTGCGGGAAATACAAAGCGCCATCCGGTCCAAAATCAATGCTGTTAGTTGAATGATCTTTGTAGGAGCGGGGAAGGTTAACCACGTAATCTACTACCTGCGGTTTAGAAGGAGTGTTCAGGTTAATGCGGGAAATTTTACCGGACCATTCTGCCGCGTTGGTAAATACCGGGGCAGAGTGGCTGATATAAGCCAATAAATTGGTGGCTGTGGCATTAGGGGCAAACCTAAAACCTATTAGTAAACGCTTAGCAGTACCAAAAGGCGAGATAGTAACCCGGTTAGCAATTGTACCATCTGATTTAATGTCCCAACGTTCAATTTTTCCGGCCGAGGTAGCAGCATACAACCGCCGGTCCGGACCAATAACCAAAGTAGTAAAGCCGGTAGTGCTAAAAGAATTGGTTATTAAGGTTTTTTCTGTGAAGGAAACATTACACAAATAGCCGCAATCCGGCGTAGTAGCCGTTGTTTTAAATTTAGAAGAAAACGGAATTAAAGCGTTGCCGTTATCATCTTTTACGCCATCGGTAATCTGAAACTCGTAATTAGTATTTGGCACCAAAGTAGCCGATAAAGTAACTGCGTCGCCGGCTGCCGTAGAGTTAACCGCTGTACCCGTAACCTGCACCTTGCCGGTAGAATAAACCTTAAACAGTTTAACCGTACTAGTGTTAACCGTTGAGGTTTTTATATAATTTCCACCGGGGTATTTTAAATCCACCGAAACAGATTGATCTAATGACACATTGGTAGCGCCATTAGCTGGGCGCACCGCGGTTACATAGGGGCGTACACTTGTTGTGCCGGTGTTAACGGTAAAGTTAATGGTTAATGAGGTTCCAGCCGTGCCGGAACCGGCTGCTCCCGAGTAAGGCGTACATTTCAATGTATAATTGCCGTTGGTGGGTATCCAAGGATTATAGTCGCCGCTAGCATCGCCAAATAACGCCAAAGGAACGTCTGTTTGCATTTGGTTATGTACCTGAGCGCCAGTTAAGGAAAAGTAAACGCTACCAACTTTAGCGGGGTAAGTATTTGCCCGGATATTTAAATTTTTAGTGGGTAGTTTAGCTAAGTAGAGTGTTGTACCATTCGTAAGTGTTTGAATAGGTTGGTCGGTATCGGCATTGATTAATGTAAAGCTAGTAACTTTTTCGCCGGCAAATGCAGTAGAAGCTGAAGGTTCTGATGTAGGGTTTTCGTTGTTTTTAACCTTGTTATAGGCAAACGCGGGTGGATTTACCTGAATGCCGATGATACAAGCAAAAAGTAGAATTACTTTCGACTTATTAATCATTCGCCATTTGAGGCTACCATGATTAATTGTAAAATTTTTTTTCATAAAATTAAAGTTGGAAAGAAAGGAATTAGTGGATTTTAAATAATAAGCTTACAGATTAGTATAATTTAAGATAAATATAATTCAATTTTTTAATAAATCTAGTGTAGATATTAAATATAATTTTGTTTTTTAACCGCAGTACCGAAGGCAATTAGGTTGGGCTTTATAGAAGTAGATTCCTTAGTACCGAATTATGTTACCCTACAAGAATAATAAAATAGTAGTGTTGGTTGATAGTAGAATAATGGGAGTAGCGGGAAATATACACCGCGAGTCTATTTAACATAATATAAATTATAAGACAAAAGTTAAATTCCTGAAATTATGTTCGCGGACCATCCAACAATTTACTTTTTAAATTTTTTAAAATTTAGGTTTGCTAGGTTAAACATAAATATTAAAATATCCGCCAGTATATCAGGAACAATAACTAAACTTAAACAGAAAAAATAAATGGTAATGGAAAATAATCAATTAGAAGTTTGGCTACGTGGCCCGCTACCCGGAATACCGGATTTGTTACAACCCGTAGCGCATGCGTTGTTACAGGCCCGTGAAGAAGTTAATGCATTAACCCAAAACTTTCCGGATGCATTACTTTGGCAGAAATTAAGCAACTTAGCTACGGTTGGTTTTCACTTACAACATTTATCGGGTGTGTTGGATCGGTTATTTACTTATGCCCGTGGCGAATCCTTAGATGCTGCTCAAATAAAAGCCCTCTCGGATGAAAGTAATCCGGATCCGGCAATTTTTACTTTATCTTATTTAACGGAAAAATTTAACCAACAAGTTGATTTTGCCTTGGCCCAACTACGCACCACCGACAGCAGCAAACTAACCGAAGTACGCTTTGTGGGGCGAGCCAAAATACCCTCTACCATGTTGGGTTTATTGGTTCATGCCGCGGAACATACCCAAAGGCATGTAGGCCAGTTATTAGTTACTAGTCGGTTATTAAAAGACAGGTCAGCAACTTTAATTTAACCCCTATTTAACATAATACTTAAACATTACACTCGGACAGGTAGTTTTTCTTCCACAAACAATTCGGCTTGTCTGGTTAATTTCCAGCCGTTTACGCTTTGATCCAGGATTTTCTGAAACCAAATTCTTTCATTTTTTAAATTTATAATAATTTGCTTCAAGTGGGCTGGCTTACCACCTAAGTTCAAAATCCGGTATGCAAAATCAATATTGCCTTCGGTAAAATATTCCTGATGATTCAGCTTTGTTATGTAGTAAGCAATGGTTACAATCCGGTTCGGATTGCCGTAACCAGGATTTTTTTCCCGGAAAAATGATTCTAACGATGGTTTATAGGCATTCTGATATACGTCAAACTCATTCGGGACAATACTGCTGGCTACAACTTTGCGGGACACCGGAATGGTGCGGATGGAGTTAGGCCGGCTTTTGTTTGCATTTCTACCTTTCTGACCAGAGGTGCTAATTTTGTCGTTAGAAT
The sequence above is a segment of the Adhaeribacter swui genome. Coding sequences within it:
- a CDS encoding LytR/AlgR family response regulator transcription factor produces the protein MKALIIDDEPLARSLVLEYLQAYPQIQVMQECNDGFEGVKAVQQHQPDLIFLDIQMPKINGFEMLELIEEPPTVIFTTAFDQYALKAFEAHAVDYLLKPFSQERFNKAIQKLLEQKGAAPDTKAKTTALLETAAQSSEKHDRVVVKLGHKINIIPVDDIQYLAADDDYVNLHTAYGTFLKNRTMSYFEKSLDAQQFVRVHRSYMVQIAQITRLDPYQKDTYIAKLRSGAEIPVSRAGYSKLKAVLEL
- a CDS encoding sensor histidine kinase; the protein is MEFSSPFTQSRVLLILSVCWLMLALLQAYALNSFGWEGDVVISDSGISTIILLLLGFVLVNILRFYRPRPDRYWFLISYCTVFSLMWLFLSYEFLTLSNEEEKNYQVFLIRSLPIRFIFGFFTMGWITMLTIIWHNQQDQKAHQRRRAHAEKLAREAELLNLREQLNPHFLFNSLNSISALVGTRPAEARHMIHQLSDFLRGTLKKEEDQWVSLAEELTHLQLYLDIEKVRFGHRLQTEITAEPGCAEMRLPPMLLQPLVENAIKFGLYDTTGTVVISLQAQCIENYLRLTVQNPYDPQTSRPRQGTGFGLSSVQRRLYLLFARNDLFATQTEGNLFTTTLIIPQLA
- a CDS encoding LiaF transmembrane domain-containing protein, with the protein product MSMQHTSSSSGKIVAGLIIMAVGFVFLLRQMNYPLPHWLFSWPMILIVVGLINGAKSGFRHFGWLILIGLGMAFLLDQMYPVFQITRYAWPLFIIGAGLFMILNRNRSFPGREERRQRWQERREQFFNHTNATSATTPYQTAEPPVTTLQPDPQVYGNSNPEPTASAIHNSEFIEITAVLGGIKRNILSKNVTGADITAFMGGAELNFSQADIHGRVVVDVTLIMGGCKLIVPSNWQVISEITAIMGGLDDKRNIIPATNTPNQKVLVLKGVALMGGIDIASYI
- a CDS encoding Ig-like domain-containing protein, with amino-acid sequence MKKNFTINHGSLKWRMINKSKVILLFACIIGIQVNPPAFAYNKVKNNENPTSEPSASTAFAGEKVTSFTLINADTDQPIQTLTNGTTLYLAKLPTKNLNIRANTYPAKVGSVYFSLTGAQVHNQMQTDVPLALFGDASGDYNPWIPTNGNYTLKCTPYSGAAGSGTAGTSLTINFTVNTGTTSVRPYVTAVRPANGATNVSLDQSVSVDLKYPGGNYIKTSTVNTSTVKLFKVYSTGKVQVTGTAVNSTAAGDAVTLSATLVPNTNYEFQITDGVKDDNGNALIPFSSKFKTTATTPDCGYLCNVSFTEKTLITNSFSTTGFTTLVIGPDRRLYAATSAGKIERWDIKSDGTIANRVTISPFGTAKRLLIGFRFAPNATATNLLAYISHSAPVFTNAAEWSGKISRINLNTPSKPQVVDYVVNLPRSYKDHSTNSIDFGPDGALYFPQGSNTAMGALDGAWGNRPEKLLSGAILRLDLTKAQQQGLPVNVKTQEGGTYNPYASNAPLTIFATGVRNAYDLVWHSNKELYVPTNGSAAGGNIPALVKGSVWSNGTTYTGATVPALTDVRQTMGDYLFRVVKGGYYGHPNQLRHEYIMNGGNPTSGVDPAEVTEYKVGTPKEPNYRGYAYSFGLNKSPNGIIEYKSNAFNGKLKGKMLVCRFSGGDDIMILDPDATNKSKITATEGIKVPGLRRPFANPLDIIEDVKTGNLYISEYYDSNGDGQPRITLLKANIPATSAASTAIADASITEADAISVKQTSLEINVFPNPNPGNNMNIEVKNFAAQLPVIFTLQNVMGQVVHTSSIITDDQGNGSTEITLKQQLGAGVYLLQAAGGTRSIQTKVVVK
- a CDS encoding DinB family protein, whose translation is MENNQLEVWLRGPLPGIPDLLQPVAHALLQAREEVNALTQNFPDALLWQKLSNLATVGFHLQHLSGVLDRLFTYARGESLDAAQIKALSDESNPDPAIFTLSYLTEKFNQQVDFALAQLRTTDSSKLTEVRFVGRAKIPSTMLGLLVHAAEHTQRHVGQLLVTSRLLKDRSATLI